TTCTCCTGCGAAGTAAAACTAAAAAAGCCCGACCCGGCGATTTACCACCTTGCCGCCCGTAATCTTGCCGTGCCCGCAGCGCACTGTTTATTTGTTGGTAACGGCGGTTCCCAAGAACTCACTGGCGCCCGCAACGCTGGTATGACACCAGTTCTTCTGACCCATCACCTTGAAGCAATAAAACCGGAACGAATCATCGATGTCCTGCCCGAAGCCCGGATTGTCGTCCGCACGGTTAGCGACCTGACATTGATTTTAACCGGTAAACCCGTTTAATCCTCAACCAGGGCGACATCAACAACCGCATCACCCTTTTCCACCGCCATCACCTTTACCCCGGTTGTTGCCCGACCGCACTTCCGGATTTCAGAACACTTCACCCGGATTACAATCCCCTGTTTTGAAGTAACAATTATTTCTGATGTTTCGCTCACCGCCTTGGCACAGGCAAGACGGCCGGATTTTTCCACTGGCTTAGCAGCAATAACACCTTTACCCCCACGCTTCTGAGTTGGAAACAGTTCGAAATCAGTGCGCTTACCAAACCCGTTATCAAATATTGTTAACAGCGAACTGCCCGGTGCACAAACCACCGCTCCAATCACCTCATCACCCTTTCCCAATTTAATTCCCCGAACCCCAGCCGCACTCCTGCCCATCTCCCTAACATCAGTTTCCTTGAACTTTATGCCCATACCATTTCTTGTCACCAGTAGAATCTCGTCCTTGCCCGAGGTCAAAAGAGTCGCAATCAACGCATCGTTATTGTCGACCGTCATCGCAATAATACCCTTGCGCCGCGGATTGGAAAATGCCTCGAGGCTTGTCCGCTTAACAATCCCCTGGCGGGTGACAAAGAAAACATACTTATCAGCCGAGAACTCTCGCACCGCCACATAGGAAGTTGTCACCTCGTCCTTCTCCATTTCCACTAAATTGGCGATGGAACGCCCTTTTGAGGCATAAGAACCCTCAGGAATCTCATACACCTTCTGCCAGTAACACCTGCCCCGGTCGGTAAAGAACATCATATAATCATGGGTGGATGCAATGAACAACCCTTCGACAAAATCCTCTTCTGCCACCGGAACCCCGGTTCGTCCCTGGCCCCCACGCCCCTGACGACGGTAAACACTCACCGGCATCCGTTTGATGTAACCACGATGCGTCACCGTCACCGCCATATCCTCTTCCTTGATCAAATCCTCTATCGAAACTTCGGCCGGTTTTTCAGCAAGAATTTCGGTGCGCCGTTCATCTCCGAACTTCTGTTTCAACTCAAGTAACTCCTGCCGGATTTCACCCATCATCAACTTCTTCGAACTTAAAAGACTCTTTAACCGGGCAATCTCTTTAATCAACTCCTTATACTCGGCGTCAATTTTCTCCCTTTCCAGTCCAGTAAGCCGCGATAGCCGCATCTCAAGAATCGCATCGGCCTGGCGTTGCGAAAGTTTGAACTTATCCATCAAACCTTTCCGTGCCGTCTCCACATCCTTGGACCGCTTGATAAGTTCAATCACCGCGTCGATACTCTTTAAGGCAATCTTCAAACCCTCAAGGATATGTGCCCGTTCCTCCGCCTTTGCCAGTTCAAATTTGGTTCTTCGGGTAACAACCTCCAACCGAAATTCAAGAAACTTCTCGAGAAGCCCCTTTAAATTCAAAACCTTGGGCTCACCGTTGACCAGTACTAAAAGAATCGCCCCAAAACTGGACTCGAGTGGCGTCCACTTGAACAGCTGATTCAACACTACCTCTTTCGGCGTCTCCTTCTTCAACTCGAGGACAATTCTCATCCCCTCGCGGTCGGACTCATCACGCAGGTCCGCAACCCCCTGAATCTTCTTCTCCCGCACCAGTTCGGCGATGCGTTCCACCAGCGCCGACTTATTCACCTGATAAGGAATTTCGGTAATCACGAGCCGGTCGCGGCCCGCCTTCACCTCTTCAAATATCACCTTACCCCGAACAATAAAACTGCCCCGTCCTGTTTCATAAGTTTGCTTTATCCCGTCCAGCCCAACAACCGTTCCACCGGTAGGAAAGTCTGGACCCTTAACCCAGCGCATCAATTCACTAATCGTGATATCGGGATTGTCAATCAAAGCAACCAGCCCATCGATTAACTCGGCTAGATTGTGCGGTGGGATACTTGTTGCCATTCCCACCGCAATCCCGGTAGCGCCATTGGCTAAAAGGTTAGGAAATGCTGCGGGTAGGACAACTGGCTCTTTTAACCTTTCGTCAAAATTGGGTTGGAAATCAACCGTATCCTTATCAAGGTCCCGGAGTAGTTCCATCGCCAGTGGTGCCAGCCGGGCTTCGGTATATCGATAGGCAGCAGCCGCATCACCATCAATCGAACCAAAATTTCCCTGCCCCTGCACCAAGGGATAACGCAACGAAAAGTCCTGCGCCATCCGCACCAGAGCATCGTAAACCGCAGCATCGCCATGCGGGTGATACTTACCAAGGACATCACCCACCACCGCGGCGGACTTTCGGAACGGACGATTAGGAAACAACCCCATCTCCTGCATCGTCCACAAAATGCGGCGCTGTACCGGTTTTAACCCATCCCTGACATCAGGCAGCGCCCGAGCAACAATAACCGACATTGCGTAATCCAGAAAGGATTTACGCACCTCATCTTCAATATATACCGGGATTACCGAATTGTCATTCACGCTTTGAAATATACTCACTCCACCAACAAAGTCAAATATCTTACACCGTTCTGAATGCCGAATTCACCATCGAAATTAATAACCGGACCTTTTCCGATTGCCCTCGGAAACTCAGTTTTTAACGGAAGCGCGGAAATAACATCGCCACCCGCTGAAACTGGGCAAAATCAGACTTTAGTATCGGTGCTAACGCCTTTTCCTCATACCGCGCTTGAATGAAAATCAACGGCAGTCCCAAAACCGCTACCAGGAGCAACCCACCCCAGGAACTGAAAATCAGGGCAATCCCGACAAGCTGGACTAAAGTACCCAGATATCGAGGGTGACGACAGATTTTCTGCCACCTGAGCTCTAAAAATTGTCGGGCAGAAAAAACGACCTCACCGGTATTGGGCTTTATCTGGGCAATTTTAATCAATCCGAACAATGTTGCCAGTCTGATATACACACCCAGACCGAAAATCAAAAGCCCCAAAACCCCGAAGATATAATGATTTATCGGAAACTGGGTCAGGCGCCACCAGATAAAATCGGCAACCACATAGCCAATATACGGATAAACGAAAAAGGCAAACACGCCCCGCCATAACGGTGAAGGCTCAACCACTCCGGACTGGAAAAAAGGCGAGCCAAAGTAATACTCCACTGCCAGCCACAGTACAAAAAGGTAAGCAAATATTATCGGAACAACCATGCGGTCCGGTACCGCATCCGAAAAGAAGTTGGTAAAAAATACCAGAAAATACAGACTGACAAGCACCGACCAGATGAATCTGCCGCTTTTAAACTTTAAAACAAAACTGCTCATCTCTTACCCTGTGCCTGAAGGATGTCCGCGGCATACTCCCACAACTGCCGGGCAGAAAGTTGAAAATCCCTAACCGATAACGAACTGATTGTTTGCAGAACACCAATGGTTGTTGCCACCCGGTACCGCTTGCGTGCCATAATCCGCCTGCCGCGCAATCCAGTACGGCTTTCCATTACCAGTTTTCTGTCACTTTTCAGCAACCGATTTATCTCCTCACCTTCAAGTTCTATCAATGCCAGCCTTCCCGGCTCAGAAAGTGCCGATAGCAGCTTCATCCGGGTAATTGTTCCCGATAATATTGTGTCCCGGACAAAGCCAGTACTGTCGTAAATAAAAAGGTCGACCTCGCGCAACCCCAGATAACCATTAACTATCGCCCGACTTAACACCCGGGGAGCAATCTTAACCCTTGTCTCAACAACCGGCAACGAGCCAATGGAATCCAGCACTATCCGCAACGAATCAAACACCCGCGCGACTTTGGGTTCCAGTTCACCCGTATCAAAAGAAACGACCTCTTTTTTCACATTTTGAACCTTACCATTAACCAGAACAAAATCGTAGCGTAGCAACGCACCTTCCGGCGCGTTCAAAATTACATCGAAACCCGAAACCGCGCCGGAATCTGACATAAGAAGCGCGGTCAAATCGGATTTACTTTTTAGCAAGGTCAACAACTTCTGTCCAGAATAACCTGGGAGGGCAAATTTCACCCCTTTCAGGCGCAAGAGCACATCAGTTGAGTCAAGGAATAGCCCGCTGATTGCCAGATTTATCCCGGCAACTTTCTTTATCATCCAGGGATGGACCAGCGGCAAATCAAAACTGTCAACCAGATTGTATGCCAGCACCCGAAACCGCGCCCGGTCGGTTAACTGCTTTGCCCGTTCAACGCCGAACTTCAACCAGCCCGGTGTTAAAAGCAACCCATCAATCCCGGCAAGAGAAAGTAAATCAATATTCGCCTCGCCATCGGTCAACGGCGCAAACTTTTCGTCAAAAACTTCACCGGCAATAAACCATAAACAAGGACCTTCCTCTTTTGCCTGAGAAACCACACGGCTGATAACCGGTAACTCTTCAATTTTGCAATCACCACTGACAAAGATGGAGAAGTTTTCTACCGTGACGGGTTTAGCCATTCGGGACGCACAACCCGCAAAGACTAAAATTGCCCCGATGAGAGCAAAAGATAAAAATCGCACAGCCGATTATACCCTATCCCTATTTGGTGTCAAGTGTAATGTAAACCTGATACCTTTGCGCTGTATTAATAATGTATGTACTCCTGATGCCTTTTGCTCAATCCTGAAGAGGAAATTGTATTCTAACCTGTCCGTCACTCATTAAATCAACAACAACGGTAAAGCGAGACCGGATTTTTAAACCAATGGGCAGACGGAATTGCGTCTTTCAACCGATAGCCGGTTTGTTGTGCTTAATAGAGTTAATGTCTGATTACAGAAGAGAATAAAGAAGTAAGTCGATATTAAGGGTGTACTCAAAGCCGGTATATCAATCTAAATTTCAAATGGAATTTTAGGGGGATACCATC
The nucleotide sequence above comes from candidate division WOR-3 bacterium. Encoded proteins:
- the gyrA gene encoding DNA gyrase subunit A — translated: MNDNSVIPVYIEDEVRKSFLDYAMSVIVARALPDVRDGLKPVQRRILWTMQEMGLFPNRPFRKSAAVVGDVLGKYHPHGDAAVYDALVRMAQDFSLRYPLVQGQGNFGSIDGDAAAAYRYTEARLAPLAMELLRDLDKDTVDFQPNFDERLKEPVVLPAAFPNLLANGATGIAVGMATSIPPHNLAELIDGLVALIDNPDITISELMRWVKGPDFPTGGTVVGLDGIKQTYETGRGSFIVRGKVIFEEVKAGRDRLVITEIPYQVNKSALVERIAELVREKKIQGVADLRDESDREGMRIVLELKKETPKEVVLNQLFKWTPLESSFGAILLVLVNGEPKVLNLKGLLEKFLEFRLEVVTRRTKFELAKAEERAHILEGLKIALKSIDAVIELIKRSKDVETARKGLMDKFKLSQRQADAILEMRLSRLTGLEREKIDAEYKELIKEIARLKSLLSSKKLMMGEIRQELLELKQKFGDERRTEILAEKPAEVSIEDLIKEEDMAVTVTHRGYIKRMPVSVYRRQGRGGQGRTGVPVAEEDFVEGLFIASTHDYMMFFTDRGRCYWQKVYEIPEGSYASKGRSIANLVEMEKDEVTTSYVAVREFSADKYVFFVTRQGIVKRTSLEAFSNPRRKGIIAMTVDNNDALIATLLTSGKDEILLVTRNGMGIKFKETDVREMGRSAAGVRGIKLGKGDEVIGAVVCAPGSSLLTIFDNGFGKRTDFELFPTQKRGGKGVIAAKPVEKSGRLACAKAVSETSEIIVTSKQGIVIRVKCSEIRKCGRATTGVKVMAVEKGDAVVDVALVED